A window of Sphingobacterium kitahiroshimense genomic DNA:
GGCTATTGCACCGAGCCTAGTAGCATTGAAGAATAACTTATCGTACATATTCAACGATTCTTTACTTACCAAATAGGTCTGATATGCAATATTATTTAAATTAAATAAGTAATCGGGTTCGTGCAGAATAATATGGTTCAAATATGATCTTGAATCCAGTGCAACCTGTTCACCACTTTCCTGGTTCAGATCAAATCGACCATCTATTACGGCCACTTCCACCTTTTGCCCCAGATTTTGATAGCCTAAGTATTGTGCATAGGTCAGATCCTGACCACCACCAATTATTATGGGAACGATATCATCGGCTAATAATTCTTCCACAACTGCTCTAAGTGCTGCGTAAGTATCTTTTATCGTTGCCCCCTCTTTAATATTACCGAGATCAACAGCGTTGATTGCATAATCCCCTTGGTAAAGCTGATACAAATGTTTTCTTATCGCATCAGGAGATTTTGCACAGCCCTGATTATTAACAGCAGCACGATCTTCTTCTACGCCAATTATAGCCAATTGTGGCTTATCGTCTTTATCCCAAGTCGGAAATTGATTGTCATAAAAACGAACAACATTGCCAAGTTGCGAACGAAAAAATCCTTCTTCAGGAAATAGCTTTTGGGTAACAATCGGACTAAAAAAAACGGATAATGACATATGATGAATTTGTGTTGACGGTAATCAAAAATTAAAACCTTGCCTTAGACAAATATCCATTTATTAACTTACTTTTGAAAACATTATTTTTAACGTTATCTTTAACATGTGATATTAATAACAGGAGGAACCGGATTTTTAGGGGCTACATTGATCAAGCAATTGATCGATTTAGGAATTGATGTGATAGCTACGAAACGCTCAAACTCGATAATTCCAGAACAGCTATTATCATCGTCTTTAATCCAATGGATTGACGCTGATATTTGTAACTACTTTGATCTTGAAGAAGCATTCCAAAATATCACTGAGGTGTACCACTGTGCCGCTGTCGTATCTTACCAAAAACAAGATGCGGTGAACATGAAAAAAGTAAATGTTGAAGGGACCGCTTATGTTGTCAACCTTTGTCTAGCACATCAGGCCAGACTTGTTCATGTCAGTTCTGTTGCTGCATTAGGATCCAGTAAAAATCAAGCTCCTGTTAGTGAAAAAGACTATTGGGAATATGAGTCTTCGTTATCCAACTACGCAATTTCAAAATATGAAAGTGAAATGGAAGTTTGGAGAGGTATTGCGGAAGGTTTAAATGCTGTTATCGTAAATCCATCTGTTATCATTGGAGCTTCCTCTGGTGCAAAAGGTTCCGGTGCAATATTTTCATTAATCAATAAAGGATTAAAATACTACCCAACAGGTACTGTTGGTGTGGTTGATGTTGAAGATGTGGCTTCCATTATGCGCAATCTAATGGCACTAAAAAATATTTCAGGAGAGCGTTTTATTATCAACAATGTGAACCTCAGCAATAAGGAACTACTGGAGAAGGCAAGTGCCTTGATGGGTAAAGCAGCTCCTAAAATAGCAATCCCTCCTGCTGTACTGATGATCGCAGCTACGCTAGCGACTGCAGTTGCATCGATAAAAAAGGAAAAATCGACCCTTACAAAAGATAGCGCTAGGGCTTCTAGCGAGAAGCTAGCCTATACAGATGCAAAATTACAACAGGCATTAGCTTTTGAATATAAACCTTTAGAAACGACCTTAAAAGAGATAGCTGTACGCTATAACTGACAATAAATAATCTAATCCTAAACTCAAACTAAACCGTGAAAAATTATTACATCATTGATTTTGACAGTACCTTTACGCAAGTAGAGGCTTTGGACGAATTAGCAAAAATTTCGCTAGAACATCATCCTGACAGGGAAAAGATATATCTTGAAATTGAACGCTACACCAATCTTGCAATGGAGGGTAAACTTTCATTTCGTGAAGCATTAGCTGGTCGTGTCCAATTACTACAAGCAAATAAAAGTCATCTCGACAAACTTATTACACACCTGAAAAAGAAAGTCTCTACTTCATTCTCAAGAAATAGAGAGTTTTTTAAAAAAAATTCGGACACCGCTTGGATTGTATCTGGAGGATTTAAAGAGTTCATTACGCCAGTTGTTATTCCTTATAATATCAAAAAGGAAAATATCTACGCGAACACCTTTATATTTGATGAGCATGATAATATCATCGGATTTGACGAATCAAATCCTTTATCGGATGAAGGCGGTAAAGTAAAATTACTACAGGAATTAAAAATAGATGGTACTATTTACGGCATCGGTGATGGGTATTCTGATTTTCAATTAAAAGAATCCGGGCTTATTGAGAAATTCTTTGCATTTACTGAAAATATTTCCAGAAAAACTGTCACTGAAAAAGCGGATTTTATTACACCTAGTTTTGATGAATTTCTATATGTCAATAATTTACCCCGCGCTATTTCCTACCCTAAAAATCGGATTCTTTGTCTGATCGTCGGAGAGGTTCCTGAAATTGCTTCTCATATATTAAAAAGAGATGGATTTTCTGTGCGCACAAAAGACACTTTTGAAGAAAAGTATACAAAAGACGTCGGCATGCTTTTACTTGGAAAAGATATCTCTGTTTCTGAAGATCAATTATCCCGTGCCGATAAGCTCAAAACGATTGGCGTTTTAGGTGATGCAAAAAATCATCTTAACAAAGATATTTGCAATGCAAAAGGCATTGTTGTTTTTGATGACAAAAAAGACAAAAAGAGAAACGCCGAATTTATTCCGAGAAGAATGGCCGACTTCATTAATAATGGAGATACCTACATGAGTCGCAATTTTCCAAATCTATTGCTTCCTAAAGTAAAAGATGTTACACGTTTACTTCATATCCATAAAAATGTACCTGGTATCATGGCGCAGATTAATCTTGTCTATGCTCAAAATGATATCAATATCATATCTCAATTTCTGATGACTAAGGCTGATATAGGCTATGCTGTCACGGATATCAAAGGTGAATATGACCGGGATTTAATCAAACAACTTAAAAAAGTTCAGAATACCATAAAATTTCGAATTTTATATTAAAATAAAAGCGGGAACTTATAGTTCCCGCTTTTATTTTAATAATAATATATTGTTTTTGGTGTCACACAGACATCCAAAGGAATATCGTGCGGATCGATATCCTCGATTATCGCTATAGGTTCAAAAAATGAAAGACCGACCTTTTTAACATCAGGTCTGCATAAAGATAAAAAGCGATCGTAATAACCTTTTCCATATCCAATCCGATTCCCAGCCTTATCTGAAATTAATAAGGGAACCAGCACCATGTCAATACTCTTTTCGTCAACATAAACTCCTTCTACCGGTTCGAGTATGCCCCATTGATTATGAGCTAATGCCAACTTATCATCATAAATATAATGACTCATCACATTAGACTGTAAATTCGATTTGGAGATAACAATTTGAATCTCCGGAAACTTTTCCTGCAAATATGAAATGAGTAGCAGCGTATTAGGTTCATGAAATTTCAGTATTGGCAAAAAGACATGACAAAATTTCACGTTTTGCCATTCCAAACGCTTTAAATTTTCTAACAGACCCAAATTTAGATCAATCTCTTCAGACGGAGCTAATCGCGATCTTAAATGCCGATAATATGTCCTGAGTTCATTTTTGGTCATCATAATAGAAAAAAAAACGGCCTTGCAGCTGGGTGCTAACAAGACCGAATAATCAACCTAAACCTAAATCTTAATATTATTTAACACGCTCGATGTAATCACCTGTTTGCGTATCAATTCTTACTTTATCTCCTTGATTAATAAAAAGAGGTACTTTAATTTCAACTCCAGTTTCCACTGTTGCATTTTTTAATGCATTTGTTGAAGTATCTCCCTTTACTGCAGGCTCTGTGTATGTTATTTCTAATTCAACACTTTTAGGAGCATGCGCCATAATTGCTTCATCACTTTCAAATGCTACAATTACGTTCATACCCTCTTTCAAGAATCGTGCCGAAGTTCCAAACAAGAACTTAGGGATATTAAACTGTTCGTAAGTGGTATTGTCCATTACAACGAAAAAGTCTCCCTCCTCATATAAATATTGATAATCGTTTGTTTCAACACGAGCAATCTCAACACTTTCGTCAACTCGAAAACGGTATTCTACTAATTTACCAGTTTTCACATTACGCATTCTCGCTTGATAGAAAGCACGTAAATTACCTGGTGTACGATGTATAAATTCCTCAACAGCGACTAACTCACCGTTGAATCTTAAAACATTTCCTGACTTAACGTCTGATGCTTTTGCCATGATTTAAACTTTTATAATTATTTTCTGAGTCACAAAACTACAAAATCTAATCTTTTAATAAAAATCTAATAATTATCAACTTTTATAATCTGAAATAGACAGGGTCTGGTCACAAAAATTATATTCCTTCTCTTGGTTTGAACAAATGATAAACAATCGATCTGCACGCTTTGTTTTATCAACCAATTCTAAGTACCATCCTTCACCTGCGGTATCCAAATTACTAGTTGGTTCATCCAATAACACGAAAGCAGAATCACTGCAACAAGCTAAAGCCAATTTGACACGTTGCTTCATTCCTGAGGAAAAAAATTTCAGTTCTTTGTCTATTGCATTTTCCAGGCCTAATAAGTGTACAACCTCAGGTTCACTATATCCGCTTAGATAATTCTTAAATTTAAAATGAAATTGTATTTGCTCTCGTAACGTAAATTCTTCTATTAATTCTACATAGGGCGTAGCGAGCGAAAGATATTGAAAAACCGACTCAACATCCACTGCTTTATCATTCATTTCATAATAAATACTTCCAGCGGAAGGCGCTAAACTTCCCGAAAGCACTTTTAACAAAGTGGACTTTCCTGAACCATTAGGTCCAAGTATGGCGTATGACTTTCCGGATTCAAACTCATATGTAATATGTTTAAAAATCCATTCCCGATTATAACGCCGACCTACATCTGTTAAAATAATTTTCAAATGATCTAAAATTAGACAGCCCTTTGATTAAATCCTTTAATAACACCTCGATTAGAGTTGCGGATAAAACCTAATATCTCGTCACGAATTTCAGTTGCCTGAAATTCAGCCTCAATGATCGCCGCCGCTTTTGTTAAATTTCTATTTTGAACAAATAGAACACGATAAATATTTTGAATTTCAGCAATCTGCTCTTCTGAGAAGCCTCTTCTCCTTAATCCAACAGAATTTATACCTGCATAAGAAATAGGCTCACGTGCCGCTTTGATAAACGGAGGTACATCTTTTCTTACTAATGTACCACCTGTCACGAAAGCATGCGATCCAATGGTACAGAATTGATGAACTGCTACCATACCTGCCAAAACTACATAATCTCCTACGGTAATATGTCCCGCTAGTGTACTGCTATTTGAAAATATGCAGTAATCACCGATT
This region includes:
- a CDS encoding formimidoylglutamase, with the protein product MSLSVFFSPIVTQKLFPEEGFFRSQLGNVVRFYDNQFPTWDKDDKPQLAIIGVEEDRAAVNNQGCAKSPDAIRKHLYQLYQGDYAINAVDLGNIKEGATIKDTYAALRAVVEELLADDIVPIIIGGGQDLTYAQYLGYQNLGQKVEVAVIDGRFDLNQESGEQVALDSRSYLNHIILHEPDYLFNLNNIAYQTYLVSKESLNMYDKLFFNATRLGAIAGRMDQSEPLVRAADMVSFDIGAIRASEASGNANAMPNGLFGDEACQIARYAGMSDKCSSIGFYEFNPSYDPMQQTAMLVSQMIWCFIDGFYNRKQDTPLLPKSSYIIYRTTLENEEHELVFVKSKKSDRWWMQVPYFGSRSVNERYHLVPCRYEDYQMAVTGEMPDLWWRTHQKLQ
- a CDS encoding NAD-dependent epimerase/dehydratase family protein, with translation MILITGGTGFLGATLIKQLIDLGIDVIATKRSNSIIPEQLLSSSLIQWIDADICNYFDLEEAFQNITEVYHCAAVVSYQKQDAVNMKKVNVEGTAYVVNLCLAHQARLVHVSSVAALGSSKNQAPVSEKDYWEYESSLSNYAISKYESEMEVWRGIAEGLNAVIVNPSVIIGASSGAKGSGAIFSLINKGLKYYPTGTVGVVDVEDVASIMRNLMALKNISGERFIINNVNLSNKELLEKASALMGKAAPKIAIPPAVLMIAATLATAVASIKKEKSTLTKDSARASSEKLAYTDAKLQQALAFEYKPLETTLKEIAVRYN
- a CDS encoding HAD-IB family phosphatase, with product MKNYYIIDFDSTFTQVEALDELAKISLEHHPDREKIYLEIERYTNLAMEGKLSFREALAGRVQLLQANKSHLDKLITHLKKKVSTSFSRNREFFKKNSDTAWIVSGGFKEFITPVVIPYNIKKENIYANTFIFDEHDNIIGFDESNPLSDEGGKVKLLQELKIDGTIYGIGDGYSDFQLKESGLIEKFFAFTENISRKTVTEKADFITPSFDEFLYVNNLPRAISYPKNRILCLIVGEVPEIASHILKRDGFSVRTKDTFEEKYTKDVGMLLLGKDISVSEDQLSRADKLKTIGVLGDAKNHLNKDICNAKGIVVFDDKKDKKRNAEFIPRRMADFINNGDTYMSRNFPNLLLPKVKDVTRLLHIHKNVPGIMAQINLVYAQNDINIISQFLMTKADIGYAVTDIKGEYDRDLIKQLKKVQNTIKFRILY
- a CDS encoding 5-formyltetrahydrofolate cyclo-ligase — translated: MMTKNELRTYYRHLRSRLAPSEEIDLNLGLLENLKRLEWQNVKFCHVFLPILKFHEPNTLLLISYLQEKFPEIQIVISKSNLQSNVMSHYIYDDKLALAHNQWGILEPVEGVYVDEKSIDMVLVPLLISDKAGNRIGYGKGYYDRFLSLCRPDVKKVGLSFFEPIAIIEDIDPHDIPLDVCVTPKTIYYY
- the efp gene encoding elongation factor P yields the protein MAKASDVKSGNVLRFNGELVAVEEFIHRTPGNLRAFYQARMRNVKTGKLVEYRFRVDESVEIARVETNDYQYLYEEGDFFVVMDNTTYEQFNIPKFLFGTSARFLKEGMNVIVAFESDEAIMAHAPKSVELEITYTEPAVKGDTSTNALKNATVETGVEIKVPLFINQGDKVRIDTQTGDYIERVK
- a CDS encoding ATP-binding cassette domain-containing protein translates to MKIILTDVGRRYNREWIFKHITYEFESGKSYAILGPNGSGKSTLLKVLSGSLAPSAGSIYYEMNDKAVDVESVFQYLSLATPYVELIEEFTLREQIQFHFKFKNYLSGYSEPEVVHLLGLENAIDKELKFFSSGMKQRVKLALACCSDSAFVLLDEPTSNLDTAGEGWYLELVDKTKRADRLFIICSNQEKEYNFCDQTLSISDYKS
- the lpxA gene encoding acyl-ACP--UDP-N-acetylglucosamine O-acyltransferase; this translates as MIQPLAYIHPEAKIAQNVVVEPFATIHRDVVIGEGTWIGSNVTIMDGARIGKNCKIYPGAVISGEPQDLKFDGEITTAEIGDNTTIRECVTINRGTKDKFKTVIGKNCLIQAYSHIAHDCTIGDYCIFSNSSTLAGHITVGDYVVLAGMVAVHQFCTIGSHAFVTGGTLVRKDVPPFIKAAREPISYAGINSVGLRRRGFSEEQIAEIQNIYRVLFVQNRNLTKAAAIIEAEFQATEIRDEILGFIRNSNRGVIKGFNQRAV